The Cytobacillus oceanisediminis genomic interval AACTTTGCACAGGCCATCGAAATGACTAATTTCTTTAATGCGTTTAAAAACAGTGCATTTGTTACAATTTTCGTTGTGATTTTTACAGTGTTATCGAACTCGCTTGTATCTTATGCCATTGCCAGAAATCTTCATAAGAAGTTTTATAAGTTTCTATACTTCTATTTTTTAAGTGCCATGTTCATTCCTTTTCCCATCATTATGCTGCCGCTTGTCAAACAGACCAGTGCCTGGGGTATGGATAACCTGGTTGGATTAATCATTTTGTATATCGTTTTCAACCTTTCCTTTAATGTGTTTATCTATATTGGCTACATTCGTGCTATTCCTGTGGAATTGGAAGAAGCGGCCATTATGGACGGTGCAACTACATGGGGTGTTTTCTGGAAAGTCATTTTCCCGCTTCTTGCGCCAATGAATGCAACCGTCGCCATCATCACTAGTCTGGGTGCATGGAATGACTTCATGCTGCCGCTCGTTCTGCTCAGTGACCGGGAAATGGCCACATTGCCGCTTGTCCAATACATTTTCCAGGGCCAATTCAGCACAGATTATAATCTCGCATTTGCTTCCTACTTAATGGCACTTGCGCCAATGATTATTGTGTACATTTTTGCCCAGAAATGGATTATTAGCGGTGTAATGAAAGGTTCAATAAAATAAAATTATTCTTTGATCGGAGTTGTAAAAATTGAACAAAACATGGTGGAAAGAAAGTGTCATTTATCAAATCTACCCAAGAAGCTTTAACGATTCCAATGGGGACGGAATTGGCGATATCAACGGAATCACTGAAAAAATTCCCTATTTAAGCGAACTGGGTATCGATGTCATCTGGCTATCCCCCGTTTACGAATCGCCTAATGATGATAATGGCTATGACATCTCAGATTACCGCAATATCATGGACGAGTTCGGAACTATGGAAAATTTTGACAGAATGCTGAACAAAGCCCATGAGTACGGCATCAAAATCATGATGGATCTCGTTGTCAACCACTCAAGCGATGAACACCGATGGTTCCAGGAATCACGAAAATCCAAAGATAATCCCTGCAGAGATTATTATATCTGGAAGAAAACAGACAACGGCGAACCTCCAACGAATTGGGGTGCTGCGTTTGGCGGAAGTGTATGGGAATATGATGAACAAACAGGCGAATATTACCTGCACCTTTTCAGCAAAAAGCAGCCTGACTTGAATTGGGAAAATCCTGTATTAAGAAATGAAGTGTATGAAATGATGCGCTTCTGGCTGGACAAAGGCATTGATGGATTCCGCATGGATGTCGTCAATTTCATTTCCAAAGATACCAGCTATCCACAGGGGGAGATTCGTGAAGGTCACAAATATGGGGACGGCAGCAAGTATTATATGAATGGACCAAGAATTCATGAATTCCTGCAGGAAATGAACAAAGAAGCCCTTAGCCCCTATGATACCATTACGGTTGGCGAGATGCCTGGTGTAACAGTTGAAGAAGGCAAGCTCTATACAGGCAAGGACAGAAATGAATTGAATATGGTATTCCATTTTGAACATGTAGGGCTTGGCGACGGGCAATACGGCAAATGGGATCCGCGTCATTGGAAACTAACTGAACTGAAAGAGATTTTCAGCAAGTGGCAAAAGGGTCTTGAGGAAGATGGCTGGAACAGCTTGTACTGGAGCAACCACGACCAGCCTCGTGCCATCTCCAGATGGGGGAATGACTCAGAGGAATACCGCGTTACTTCTGGTAAGATGATTGCGGCATGCCTGCATATGATGCAGGGGACGCCTTATATTTACCAGGGCGAAGAAATCGGCATGACAAACGTCAAGTTCAATGACATCAATGATTACCGTGATATCGAAACGTTAAATGCATACAGTGATCTTACACCGGATTCCTTAACACATGATGAAATCTTTAAAGGCATTCATGAGAGAGGCCGGGATAATGCGAGAACGCCTGTTCAGTGGGATGCCAGCCCGAATGCAGGCTTTACAGACGGAACCCCTTGGATCAATGTGAATCCAAATTATGAGGGGATTAACGCCGAAGCAGTTTTAAAAGATGAAGATTCCATCTTCCATTTTTATAAGAAGCTCATTCAGCTTAGAAAGCAAAATGAAGTGATTGTTTATGGCACATTCGATTTAGTCATGGAAGAAGATGAGCAGATCTTCGCCTATACAAGAACTCTTGGTGATGACCAGCTGCTTGTGATCTGCAACTTCAGTAAAGAAACTCCTGACTTTAAGCTGCCAGACCATGTCCGGTACTCCTCTAAGGAACTGCTGATTTCCAACCTGGATGCAGATGAAAATGAAGAAATTGAAAACCTGCCACTCAAGCCATATGAAGCAAGAGTGTATCGTTTGAAGAAATAGAGATAGGGCCTGTTTAGGGCTCTTTTTTACGAAGAAATGATGAAGTGAGGTGTCCAATGTGAATAAAAAATGGTGGAAAGAAGCTGCAGTTTATCAAGTATACTGGCGAAGTTTTTATGATTCCAATGGTGACGGCTATGGTGATTTAAGAGGGGTAATGGAGAAGCTTGATTATATAAAGAATCTTGGGATTGATGTGATTTGGCTAAATCCATTCTATCATTCACCAGACCGTGATAATGGTTATGACATCTCAGATTACTATGGGATTATGAAAAAAGCCGGTGACATGGCGGCTTTTGAAGAGCTGATTGGTGAAATCCATCATCGCGGAATGAAGGTGATTATGGATCTGGTCGTGAACCATACTTCAGATCAGCATCCCTGGTTTTTGGAATCAAGCTCTTCCAAAAATAATCCGAAAAGAGATTGGTATATCTGGAAAGATCCAAAGGATGGAAGGGAGCCGAATAACTGGCGTTCCTATTTTGCCCCGTCCTGCTGGGAATGGGACAAAACTGCAGGACAATATTATTATCATTCCTTTGCTGTCGAGCAGCCGGATCTTAACTGGAAAAATCCCGAGCTCCGTCAGGAAATTTACAAAATGATGAGATTTTGGCTGGATAAAGGCATCGATGGGTTTCGAATGGATGTGATTAATTTATTGGCAAAAAGAGAAGATTTATCAGATGCAGAAAATCCATATGATATAAGTTATTTGGCCAATAACCCTGGTATCCATGACTATCTTCAGGAAATGCATCATGAAGTCCTTCGGCATTATGATGTGATGACAGTCGGCGAGATCCCGTTTGTTTCACCAGAAGATGGCCTGCTCTATGTGGATGAAAGCCGGAATGAACTGAACACATTATTCCATTTTCAAGTGGCAGATGAAATGCCGGCATGGGATATGCTCAGATTCAAGGAAATCCAAACAAGCTGGTATGCAGGCCTAAAGCAGAAAGGGTGGAATTCGCAATTCCTTAACAACCATGATCACACAAGGCAGGTTACCCGCTATGGAAATGATGGCCAGTATCGTATTCAGTCTGCAAAACTGTTGGCAGCAATGATTCATACATTGCCTGGAACTCCATATATCTATCAGGGCGAAGAAATTGGCATGACAGGTGTAAGATTTGATTCCATTGAAGACTACAATGACATTGCCATGAAAAACAAATATCATGAAGAAGTTTCAAAAGGGCGTGACCCCCAGGAGGTCTTTGAAAGCCTATTGCTCCTGAGCCGTGATAACTCCAGAACCCCGATGCAGTGGAATGACAGCTGCCAGGCCGGTTTTACAGCTGGCGAACCATGGATCAAAGTGAATCCGAATTATAAGAAAATCAACGTCGAAGCAGCTCTGAAGGATCAAGACTCCGTATTTTATTTCTACAAAAAGCTGATTGAATTAAGAAAACAAAACGAGGTAATGGTTTACGGGGATTATAAAGATCTATTGCCTGATGATGAACACTTATATGTATATACACGCTCCTATAATGGTGTAACCTGGCTGATCGTATTAAACCATGGTGATGAGAAGCAGACATTTAATTTTGATGGCTTTACAAGCCGGGAGCTGATTCTCTCTAATTACAAGAGTGACACTGAAAAAAATGAAGAAGTATTGCTTCCGCATGAAGCGAGAATTTATGAGATAAATTAATGGTTAAAACAGAGGACCAGTGCGGTTCTCTGTTTTTGTTGACAAACTTTTCTAAACAAATATTATTATGTTAAAACATGGAAGGGGCCGTCTCAATGACTATATTAGAATATTCCTGGGTTGGCAGTGAGGAGCCGTACCTGGACGAAATAGGCATTCAGCATGTCGGAAGAATGGTATTAGGGCGTTTCGGAGGAGCTAGGACTGCTGGACAAGATAAAAATGAAGACGGCTGCCTGCTATGGACAAGTATTAACCAAGATTGGGAGTTTACTGTTTTACTGGATGCCCATACTACAGCTGAAAGCGCTGAGTTAGTTATTCAAACGGTCAAATCACTGAAAACGGAAATCATTGCTTTATTAGTGCTGCCGCCTGGGGAAGCGTTTGAACAGGTTGGCGGATTACTGCTAAATAAATTTAAAAGTCAGGATTTCAAGGCGAAATGCAAAAAGGTTAAAGGTGAAACAGCCTTCCTATGTGTGATCAGACAAAGCTCTTTTCTTTGGTGGCTATCAATCGGGGATTGTATTTTGCATTTATTCCACCCTGAACTGGCTGCATTTAACGAATATCAGCAAAACCACCGAAGTTTTTATGAGTGGGTGGGAAAAGTCAATACCTTTGATTTGCCGGTACCCTGCTATAGCTCGGGTACAAAGGAGCTCAGAAAAGGAAGAAATCATATTTTTTTAACTACAGATGGACTGACAGAATGCCCTAACACCAACTTTGCTGAGCCAAAAGAAATTTTTAATCTCTTTAGCATGTTCGGGAATGAGGATGGGGTCCGTGAGCTATTAAAGTTAATAAAAAATAAGGATGTCCGGGACAGTACGACCATCATATCCTGGATAATTGATGCAGAAGATGAAGGAAGCAAGCCCAGCAGCTGAATTGACAGATTAATGGCAGAAAATCGGCGGAGTAAAAGGAGATAAACCGGAGACAAAAGAGAATCTGGATGAATAACGACGAAAAAGAAGATGGTGCACTAAGAATGGTAGTTAATCAGAGGGAATAACACCAAAAAAGAAGATGGTGCACTAAGAATGGTAGTTAATCTGACGGAATAACCACAAAAAAGAAGCCATGCCGCCCAGTATGAGAGTCAACCACAATAAAACAATAATAAAAATTAATCCGCTCCTTCTCAAAAAGCATGTTAACCAAAAAAATCCGGGAAACCACAGAACATCATTTCTTTCTCCCCAACCCTCCCTATGCTATCATTAACAAATAGTCTATTCTGGGAGGATTCATCTTTGAAAAAGGACTTACTTGAAGAAGCAGCAGAATTTATAAAAATGTTTTATAGTGAACAGAATAAAAGTCCTGCTGAACTAAACAACAGACTAAGGGAAATCGAACATTCAATTGCAGAGCATGGGTTATATGAACAAACTTTTGAAGAACTGGAATTTGGTGCAAAAGCTGCCTGGCGAAATAGCAATCGCTGCATAGGAAGACTTTTTTGGGATCAGCTGAAGGTTTTGGACAAACGGAATGCGAAACAAGAGGATGAAGTATTTTCTGCTCTGTTTGAACATATTCAATTTGCCACGAACAATGGCAGGCTCCGTCCGGCCATCACCATCTTATCTCAAGACACTTCCGAGCAGAAAATCAGAATTTGGAATCATCAGCTAATCCGGTATGCTGGCTATGAGACTGCGGATGGCATTATTGGCGATCCCCATTCCATCCCTTTTACCAAGCAATGCATGAAATTGGGCTGGGAGCCCAAGTACGGCAAATTTGATGTGCTGCCATTAGTTGTACAAATGAACAATCAGCAGCCCCAATTAAGGGAAATACCTGAAGAGCTGATTCTCGAAGTAGGGATTGAGCATCCAGAATATAATTGGTTCAGTGACCTCGGTTTGAAATGGTACGCAGTCCCGATGATATCGGATATGAAACTGGAAATTGGGGGCATTTCCTACAAAGCAGCCCCTTTCAATGGCTGGTATATGGGTACTGAAATCGGTGCGCGGAACCTGGCAGACGATTTTCGTTATGATATGCTCCCGCAGATTGCCTCATTAATGGGGCTGGATACCAGGTCGCATTCTTCGCTTTGGAAGGATCGGGCACTGGTGGAATTGAATGCAGCCGTATTGCATTCCTTTAAAAAAGAAGGGGTCAGCATAGTAGACCATCATACTGCTGCACAGCAATTCAAAAAATTTGAAGAAAACGAAAAGAGCCAGGGAAGAGACCTGACCGGTGACTGGAACTGGCTGATCCCGCCCGTATCCCCTGCAGCTACACATATTTTTCATAAACAGTATAATAATGAAGTAAAAACGCCTAATTACTTCTATCAAGATACTCCTTATCAAAAATAAAAGCCGGCATCCGATCATGCCGGCTTTCTTCATTGGTTAAATCATTTCTTCATCACTGGTTCTCCGGTCTGTCTTCTCAGGAGGAATCTTGGAAAGCTGATCCATAGGCTCCATCATAGATTCAAGAAGACTTCCTTTAACTTGATTCTGTTCTTCCATACTATCCGGCTGAATACGCTCGCCTTTGTCCATCACTTCACCTCATTTAATATTTTTTCATATAATTTACTTCCCGCTTCATGATTATTCCAAAAACCGAGAAGTCATAGGTTAAATTCCCTGCCAATGGAAATAATGGAAGCTAAAAGATCTTTTGGAGAAAACATATGACAAATATATTATTGATTGCAACTCTGGCTATAATTTCTATATTATTTATCTTTTTAATTTTAATGCTGATAGGCTGGCGCTGGATCATGAAGCGGGTAGTTAAGCAGGCAGGGAAAATAATTATGACAGACAGCTACCAGGAAAATCTCATTGAGCTGATTCCCGGCTTCAAGCATATGGGCATTCAAAATGCACTTGAAAACAACCTGCGTGCCGAAACGGGTGATGTCCTGCACCGCCCATTTGGTTCATCGAAAAAATGGCCGCATTTCGATGAGATTACCTTTATCCCTGCACAGACATCTCCCTTTGCTACAGACGGAGATGAAGACGTTGATGTGAAAGTGACAATCGGGCCAAAAGCGAAAAAACCGATGAAAATCAAAATCCCCCTGATGATTAGCGGAATGGCCTATGGAATCGCATTGAGTGAGCAAGTGAAAATTGCACTGGCATCAGCTGCTAAGAATACAGGAACTGCCGTCAATTCCGGTGAAGGAGGAATCCTCCCTGAAGAGCTTGAAAGTGCAGGGAAGTATATCCTTCAGTTCTCCAAAACCGAGTGGGGAAAGGAAGAAAAAACCATCCAACGTGCAGACATGATTGAAATTAAGCTGGGGCAGGGAGCTGTAATGGGGATGGGAGGAAACATATCTCCTGAAAATTTAACCGGCCGTGCAAGGGAAGTAATGGGGTTAAAGGAAAATGAAACTGCCCATATAATGGAGCACTTTTTTGATAAACAGACATTGAAGGATTTAAAGGAACTGGTAGATGAACTCCGCAAAATGACTGGAGGTGTTCCAATTGGTGCAAAAATAGGGGCAGGAGGAAAAATAGAAGAAGACATTGACCATTTAATCGAAATGGGCGTTGATTTTATAGCAGTTGATGGGGGACAGGGAGCATCTGTCGGTGCGCCGCCCTTACTGGCAGATGATTTTGGAATACCAACCCTGCATGCCCTCATCCGTGCCTCCAATCACCTTGAAAAACGAAAAAAGAAGGGGGAAATCAGCTTAATTGTATCAGGCGGCCTTTTTACACCAGGCCACTTCTTAAAAGTTCTTGCTCTTGGAGCGGATGCAGTCTATCTTGGATCCGTCATGCTGTTTACCGTTTCCCATAAGCATACCTTGAATGCTCTTCCTTTTGAACCGCCAACACAGGCTGTCTGGAACCAAGGTAAATTCAAGGATACTTTTAGTATTGAAGATGGGACAAAATCTGCAGAAAAGTTCCTAACCGCGAGCACGGAGGAAATCAAAATGGCTTTGCGTGCAATGGGGAAAAAGTCAATAAAAGAATTATCCAAGAAAGACCTTGTGTCCTATGATGAGCTGACGGCGAAAATGATCGGGATTCCATTTTCATTTGAACCATGGGAGGACAAATTAAAGAAAACAGAATAAAAGCCTGGCTTTTGGAGCCAGGCTTTCTCCTGCTATTCATCAATGTCTCTCTTTACTTTTGATTTCTGCGGCGGCTGAAACCGATGCGGGTTTTGCGTTCTTAAATATACTGGCCTTAAAGGCTGAAACGGGAATCTGAGAAAAGAATCTTTCAGGTCTCGGTATCTAGGCGGATAAAATGGCTCCAGAAATGGTCTTCCTAAAGAAGTCAGTCTGATCATATGAGTCAGCAAAATGCAGGAGCAAAATAGAACACCTACAAAACCCCATAAGTTAGCGAAAAATAAAAACGGAAATCTTAGGAAGCGAATGGTGTTGTTCATCTTATATACAGGTGTTGTAAATGAGGCAAGAGCAGCCAGCGCGATTATGATTAAAAGGATATTACTTGTCAGGCCAGCCTGCACAGACGCAGTCCCGATAACGATACCGCCCACGATACCAATTGTCTGGCCGATTTTTGTAGGCAATCTGGCTCCAGCTTCTCTTAAAAGCTCAATTACCAGTTCAAGCATTAACGCTTCATAGAAAGGCGGCAAAGGAATATGCTGTCTTGAAGTCACCAGTGTTCCTAACAAATCCGTGGGGATGAGCTCCATATGATAAGTAAGCGTTGCAACATAAATGGACGTGATCTGTATGGAAAAAATAACAGAAAAGGCCCGCAATATTCTTGCAAAAGAAGCGATAGTCCAATTTAAAAAATAATCTTCAAAGGAACTGAAGAATTCAGAAAACGTTGTAGGGGTAATCAGTACATGCGGCGACCCCTCTATGGCGATCACGATTTTTCCTTCAGCAAGGACAGCGGCTGCCCTGTCCGGCCTTTCTGTATCCAGCAGCTGGGGGAAAGGAGAGTTCTTATTATCTGAAATGAGCTGTCCAATATAAGAACTGTCAGTGATTTCATCAAAATCGATATTTTGGATTCTTTCTTTAACCATGCTGACATAATCTGCATTCGTGATTCCCTCAATATAGAGAACGGCCACCACTGTTCGGGATATGCTTCCGATTATATATTCCTCAATGATCAGTTCAGAGATGGGAAGCCGTTTGCGGATTAAATTCAAATTATTGCCTAAGGACTCAACAAAGGCTTCCTTCGGTCCAATAACCGTTTGCTCGACTTCCGGATGCGTCAGCTCCCTTACATATGAACATTTAGCAGCCATAAAAGCCGCTTTTTGTTTTTCGGCTTCCACTGTAACCATCACATAGCCATTTAAAAGCAAATGCTCTGCTTTTGAAAGATCCTCACAAATTTGTATGCTTGCGGATGGCAAAAGCTTTTTCAAATCATCGATTTCGCTGAAATCACCCTGAAGAAGCTGAGGGAGCAAACTCTTGGTGATCATTTTTTGGTCAGTCAGTGTTTTAAAATAAATAAAAGAAAAACAGAGGCCTGTTTGTCTATTGCTATAATGTACTTTTTGAAAATCATGAGATCTTGAAAATGACTTTTCCAGCTCGTCAAATTCAATCTCAGATACACTTTTCTTCTTTTTTAACTCTTTTTTCATACACAAATCACCAGTTTGTTTCGGCATTATATGTTAGTGTTACCGTTTTTGGAAGGATTATGAATGAATAGACGGGGAAGAGCTAAAAAGCCTTCCTGAAAATGAGGAAGGCCTTGATAATTATACGGGTTCTTCTTGCGGCTGTTTAAAACAGGCAGAAACAAGAATTTCAAGATTCTCAAATTCTTTAGCATCCAAAAAGGAAATGCAGCTGCGCAAAGTATTCAGTGCGCTATCAATGAGAAATTTTCTTGGCTTTTTCGAATGAACCATTTCTTCCTGAATAAAGTCCAGAAGATCCATGCAATCGTTCTGATCTTCCTGCTGTATGGACTTTTTTAAAGTTAATATGGATTTGCAAAGAATATACACATTTCTATGATCTGTCTGCTTAAATCTGTTTTCAATCAGTTCAGGCTTCAGCAGGTATTCATCGGCAGAACTGACCTCTTCAACGACCTTCCTTATTCTTTCTACACAATAACGGACCACAGGATTAATGCTTGAAGAGAACTCAAAGAATTTTGTATAGTATTTTACGTTATGATGGAGGATTCCAAGGAACATCACGGCGCAGTCCAGTAAATAGGGTTTCTTGTCCTCGCCAAAGATTTCAATAAAACGGTTGAAAATCCAATCCACCATTCTAAGCTGGCCTTCCTTAATGAACTGCTTGAGTTCTGGGTCATTTGAAACAAGCACTTCTTCAAAAAGGGCAACTAATTTATTCGTCCTATTCATATTCATTTGTAATTCTATCTGCTGTGTGAAGACTTCTAAGCTGCTTGGATCCTGGCCAATAAGGAGCTTATTGCGTTCAGCTTCCATTTTTTTATGCAATGTTTTAAAAATGGACATAAGCAGCTCATTTTTTGAAGAAAAATAATTATAGAAAGTTCCTTTAGAGATCCCGCTGTATTCTAAAATATCCTGAATGGAGGTAGCCTGAAAACCTTTATCCAGGAATAATTGATGTGCTTTTTTTATTACATGCAGTTTCCTGTCATTCATTTATTATCACCTGTCATTTTATTTGAACTGTGTGTATAGTCTAATAGTACATCATTCTTAGATTTTCCACAAATCCTCTATTTAACAAGGGTTTTTTTGTTGCAAAAATTGTACTCATGGTATATTATATGGTTTGTGTGTAACGAGAGTATAAAAGAATGAACTGATAGTACAGGAGGAAATGTAATGGAACAAGCAATAAATAATAATACAGATCGACCGCCCTATGGGATTCTGGCTGTTTTAATGATTGGGGCATTTATTGCCTTTTTGAATAATACATTGTTAAATATTGCCTTGCCATCTATTATGGCAGATTTAGAAATTGAAGCGGCAACAGTGCAGTGGCTGACTACCGGCTTTATGCTGGTAAATGGTATTTTGATCCCGGCTACTGCCTTTTTAATTGAAAAATATACAGTCCGCAGGTTATTTATTGTGGCAATGGGACTATTTACAATCGGTACGCTTGTAGCGGGTGTTGCTCATGCATTCCCAGTATTGCTTGCAGGCAGAATGCTGCAGGCATCAGGATCGGCTATTATGATGCCTCTATTAATGAATGTTATGCTGATCAGCTTCCCGGTAGAAAAACGCGGGGCAGCCATGGGTGTATTTGGACTGATCTTAATGTTTGCCCCTGCAATTGGGCCTACTCTTTCCGGATGGATTATTGAACATTATGATTGGAGAATGCTATTCCATTTCCTTTCACCGATTGCCGGTGTCATACTAGTGCTTGGCGCCGTCATGTTGAAAGATAAAAAGGAAAAAGTGAATATTCGTCTGGACCTGTTTTCCCTCATCTTGTCAAGTGTAGGTTTTGGCGGAATACTTTATGGATTCAGTTCTGCAGGGAACAAAGGCTGGGACAGCCCTCATGTGTATTTGACAATTGCTGTAGGTGTCATCAGTTTAGTATGGTTTATCCTAAAACAATCGAAATCTGATCGTCCAATGCTCAACTTTGGCGTATATAAGTACCCGATGTTTGCATTGTCATCAGCCATCAGCATGACGGTAAATATGGCGCTGTTCTCCGGGATGATTCTGATTCCGATTTATGTTCAGACATTAAGGGGAATTTCACCGCTGGATGCAGGATTGATGATGCTTCCAGGTGCCATTGTTATGGCCGTGATGTCGCCATTGACAGGAAAGCTGTTCGATAAAATCGGCGGCCGGATATTGGCGATCATTGGGTTAGCCATTACAGTGGGAACTACTTATGTTTTCAGCAGGCTGACTCTGGAAACAACTTATACACAGCTGATTATTCTGAACTCAATCAGGATGTTCGGGATGTCCATGGTCATGATGCCAGTTTCTACGAATGGCTTGAACCAGCTGCCAAGAAGATTATATCCTCATGGAACAGCAATGAACAACACGCTGAACCAGGTGGCAGGTGCCATTGGCACAGCTTTATTGGTAACAGTTATGTCAACAAGAACG includes:
- a CDS encoding carbohydrate ABC transporter permease, with the translated sequence MNRKKSSWLVTSLLILGSLLILFPLYLTITIAFKTPPEMAGNLLALPKSWSFDNFAQAIEMTNFFNAFKNSAFVTIFVVIFTVLSNSLVSYAIARNLHKKFYKFLYFYFLSAMFIPFPIIMLPLVKQTSAWGMDNLVGLIILYIVFNLSFNVFIYIGYIRAIPVELEEAAIMDGATTWGVFWKVIFPLLAPMNATVAIITSLGAWNDFMLPLVLLSDREMATLPLVQYIFQGQFSTDYNLAFASYLMALAPMIIVYIFAQKWIISGVMKGSIK
- a CDS encoding glycoside hydrolase family 13 protein; the protein is MNKTWWKESVIYQIYPRSFNDSNGDGIGDINGITEKIPYLSELGIDVIWLSPVYESPNDDNGYDISDYRNIMDEFGTMENFDRMLNKAHEYGIKIMMDLVVNHSSDEHRWFQESRKSKDNPCRDYYIWKKTDNGEPPTNWGAAFGGSVWEYDEQTGEYYLHLFSKKQPDLNWENPVLRNEVYEMMRFWLDKGIDGFRMDVVNFISKDTSYPQGEIREGHKYGDGSKYYMNGPRIHEFLQEMNKEALSPYDTITVGEMPGVTVEEGKLYTGKDRNELNMVFHFEHVGLGDGQYGKWDPRHWKLTELKEIFSKWQKGLEEDGWNSLYWSNHDQPRAISRWGNDSEEYRVTSGKMIAACLHMMQGTPYIYQGEEIGMTNVKFNDINDYRDIETLNAYSDLTPDSLTHDEIFKGIHERGRDNARTPVQWDASPNAGFTDGTPWINVNPNYEGINAEAVLKDEDSIFHFYKKLIQLRKQNEVIVYGTFDLVMEEDEQIFAYTRTLGDDQLLVICNFSKETPDFKLPDHVRYSSKELLISNLDADENEEIENLPLKPYEARVYRLKK
- a CDS encoding glycoside hydrolase family 13 protein, which produces MNKKWWKEAAVYQVYWRSFYDSNGDGYGDLRGVMEKLDYIKNLGIDVIWLNPFYHSPDRDNGYDISDYYGIMKKAGDMAAFEELIGEIHHRGMKVIMDLVVNHTSDQHPWFLESSSSKNNPKRDWYIWKDPKDGREPNNWRSYFAPSCWEWDKTAGQYYYHSFAVEQPDLNWKNPELRQEIYKMMRFWLDKGIDGFRMDVINLLAKREDLSDAENPYDISYLANNPGIHDYLQEMHHEVLRHYDVMTVGEIPFVSPEDGLLYVDESRNELNTLFHFQVADEMPAWDMLRFKEIQTSWYAGLKQKGWNSQFLNNHDHTRQVTRYGNDGQYRIQSAKLLAAMIHTLPGTPYIYQGEEIGMTGVRFDSIEDYNDIAMKNKYHEEVSKGRDPQEVFESLLLLSRDNSRTPMQWNDSCQAGFTAGEPWIKVNPNYKKINVEAALKDQDSVFYFYKKLIELRKQNEVMVYGDYKDLLPDDEHLYVYTRSYNGVTWLIVLNHGDEKQTFNFDGFTSRELILSNYKSDTEKNEEVLLPHEARIYEIN
- a CDS encoding protein phosphatase 2C domain-containing protein, with protein sequence MTILEYSWVGSEEPYLDEIGIQHVGRMVLGRFGGARTAGQDKNEDGCLLWTSINQDWEFTVLLDAHTTAESAELVIQTVKSLKTEIIALLVLPPGEAFEQVGGLLLNKFKSQDFKAKCKKVKGETAFLCVIRQSSFLWWLSIGDCILHLFHPELAAFNEYQQNHRSFYEWVGKVNTFDLPVPCYSSGTKELRKGRNHIFLTTDGLTECPNTNFAEPKEIFNLFSMFGNEDGVRELLKLIKNKDVRDSTTIISWIIDAEDEGSKPSS
- a CDS encoding nitric oxide synthase oxygenase, with the protein product MKKDLLEEAAEFIKMFYSEQNKSPAELNNRLREIEHSIAEHGLYEQTFEELEFGAKAAWRNSNRCIGRLFWDQLKVLDKRNAKQEDEVFSALFEHIQFATNNGRLRPAITILSQDTSEQKIRIWNHQLIRYAGYETADGIIGDPHSIPFTKQCMKLGWEPKYGKFDVLPLVVQMNNQQPQLREIPEELILEVGIEHPEYNWFSDLGLKWYAVPMISDMKLEIGGISYKAAPFNGWYMGTEIGARNLADDFRYDMLPQIASLMGLDTRSHSSLWKDRALVELNAAVLHSFKKEGVSIVDHHTAAQQFKKFEENEKSQGRDLTGDWNWLIPPVSPAATHIFHKQYNNEVKTPNYFYQDTPYQK
- a CDS encoding FMN-binding glutamate synthase family protein; the encoded protein is MTNILLIATLAIISILFIFLILMLIGWRWIMKRVVKQAGKIIMTDSYQENLIELIPGFKHMGIQNALENNLRAETGDVLHRPFGSSKKWPHFDEITFIPAQTSPFATDGDEDVDVKVTIGPKAKKPMKIKIPLMISGMAYGIALSEQVKIALASAAKNTGTAVNSGEGGILPEELESAGKYILQFSKTEWGKEEKTIQRADMIEIKLGQGAVMGMGGNISPENLTGRAREVMGLKENETAHIMEHFFDKQTLKDLKELVDELRKMTGGVPIGAKIGAGGKIEEDIDHLIEMGVDFIAVDGGQGASVGAPPLLADDFGIPTLHALIRASNHLEKRKKKGEISLIVSGGLFTPGHFLKVLALGADAVYLGSVMLFTVSHKHTLNALPFEPPTQAVWNQGKFKDTFSIEDGTKSAEKFLTASTEEIKMALRAMGKKSIKELSKKDLVSYDELTAKMIGIPFSFEPWEDKLKKTE
- a CDS encoding spore germination protein, with protein sequence MKKELKKKKSVSEIEFDELEKSFSRSHDFQKVHYSNRQTGLCFSFIYFKTLTDQKMITKSLLPQLLQGDFSEIDDLKKLLPSASIQICEDLSKAEHLLLNGYVMVTVEAEKQKAAFMAAKCSYVRELTHPEVEQTVIGPKEAFVESLGNNLNLIRKRLPISELIIEEYIIGSISRTVVAVLYIEGITNADYVSMVKERIQNIDFDEITDSSYIGQLISDNKNSPFPQLLDTERPDRAAAVLAEGKIVIAIEGSPHVLITPTTFSEFFSSFEDYFLNWTIASFARILRAFSVIFSIQITSIYVATLTYHMELIPTDLLGTLVTSRQHIPLPPFYEALMLELVIELLREAGARLPTKIGQTIGIVGGIVIGTASVQAGLTSNILLIIIALAALASFTTPVYKMNNTIRFLRFPFLFFANLWGFVGVLFCSCILLTHMIRLTSLGRPFLEPFYPPRYRDLKDSFLRFPFQPLRPVYLRTQNPHRFQPPQKSKVKRDIDE
- a CDS encoding TetR/AcrR family transcriptional regulator, which produces MNDRKLHVIKKAHQLFLDKGFQATSIQDILEYSGISKGTFYNYFSSKNELLMSIFKTLHKKMEAERNKLLIGQDPSSLEVFTQQIELQMNMNRTNKLVALFEEVLVSNDPELKQFIKEGQLRMVDWIFNRFIEIFGEDKKPYLLDCAVMFLGILHHNVKYYTKFFEFSSSINPVVRYCVERIRKVVEEVSSADEYLLKPELIENRFKQTDHRNVYILCKSILTLKKSIQQEDQNDCMDLLDFIQEEMVHSKKPRKFLIDSALNTLRSCISFLDAKEFENLEILVSACFKQPQEEPV